A segment of the Pseudoliparis swirei isolate HS2019 ecotype Mariana Trench chromosome 4, NWPU_hadal_v1, whole genome shotgun sequence genome:
CGATGGACTGTTTGTGAACTGAAGAATCATATTGTCTTTGTCTGTGGCCCCAGGtgcctctctgtcctctgcgGATCAGGAGGGGCTGACTGCACTTAGCTGGGCGTGTCTGAAGGGCCAGAAAGCTGTGATGCAGCTTCTGGCAGAGGCGGGCGCAGACCTGAACCATCCAGACCGGCAGGGAAGGACTCCTCTGGACCTCGCTGCCCTCAACGGGGATGCAGACACAGTGGGTTTCATGTTttggatgacatcatgttgaTAAAACACAGAGATCTGTCTTAATTTGAAATATTAGTCTCTGCATTTTAAAGATTTTCAGACTGGCGAAGAAGTGTGTACCTGACAATGCGTTGAGAGATGATTAGCGATACATAATGGCCACACACTCGCAAAAACATAGCTATTTGAGacaaattaaatgaatcataattaGTTAAATTAAGATGATGATAATTTCCCCTGCAACACAGGAACACAATTTACAATCACAGTTCATGTGaagtgaaaaaaacaactcatttCCATCTGAGCAtcttgtctctcattcatgtaATCTATCGATCAGCAGGAGAGTAATCAAAAATATCTGATAATCAAAAGTCTTTTTCAAAATCATCAGGGTATAGAGTTGCATAATGAGTGTAATCAACCAAATTATTGAAATGCCAAACAGTCTTTTCATTGCTAGAATCTTATATTTAAATAGACAGTTTTAATGACTGCTGTTATTATTCGTTGCACGGCCAGGTGCATTGCCTGGTGGAAAACGGAGCGGTGCTGGAGAGAGGCGACAACACCGGTACCAGAGGTTCAGACCGGACGACCGGCTGCCAGAACCCGGCTCTGGTGGCCTCGCTGCTTAAGAAAGGGTCCAAGATGGGTATGAACACCATGCTTACCATAACATGCCGACAGTGAATCCCACCTCCAGGAATGTTATCGTCAAAACCAAATGTTCCagaaactttcttttttttaatgacacaaTTCAGCAGGTTCTTTAACTGCACCACGTCCTCTAAAATGAGCGAATCAACACTTCTCTGGCAAActcaatgtatttatatttgtatctgacTTCAACCAATCAATGAAGACCCTGATAGAATTGTATAATGTGCTATATTTGAGCTCCTGCGCCATCTTCATTTATGTTGCATTATatttgcctttttatttatttattagcagTATTTTGTTCCTCTGTATTCAGCCGTTTTACGTTAACTTCTCTCACCCCattttcccctctctctttggTCCATCCCCGGTCGCTCTCCTTCATCAACCCAAAGGCTCCAGAACGGCTCCCCACGACCGATCAGGTACATGATTTATGCAAGGCACAAAGTAAAAGAGACCAGGGGAGACAGATAATAGAAAGATACATATTTGTACGCCTCCACCAGGTCACGCTACGTGGACTATGGCTTCCTCCAAACCGGACagtctcctcatcctgctgcaGAAGCTAATGGAGGAGGGGAACATGCTCTACAAGGTATATTACGGGGAATGTTGTCGACGAGGCAAACCCTGCAGCCTCTTGGTTGAACAGACTTCAAACGAGGTGTTTTGTGGATTGGTGGTCAGAAATGGTCTTCCCTCTTCCTGTGTGTTTCTCAGAAGGGACGAATGAAGGAGGCAGGCCAGCGTTACCAGTATGCCCTGAGGAAGCTACCGCGTGATGGCCAAGGAGAGGAGCTCAAAGGGCTCAAAGACCTGCGGGTCTCCCTCTACCTAAACCTTTCCCGCTGCCGCAGGAAAACCAGCGTAAGGTCCACAGCTGTAACAAACTGCTCGTGCACTATTTAACACCGGCAGGTTCATTAGAAGCTGAGCGGATGGCAGGAGCAAGATAGACGGGTCCTTAAGATACACCATTTATCTGTATCGACATTAGAAGATAATGTCAGCACCGGTATAGCTCACTGTAAAAATATCCCTGCTTTTCAGCTCTAATTCCAAATCTCCCTGGTAAACAGAACGTGCACAGAGGACCTGGAAGCAGATGGTGACATAATGAATAACTGCGTGCTGTTGGTGTGGCGATAGATGTGTGTGGCCTGCAGCCAGGTTGGGAACGCACCCTGGTGATGACAGACGTCCTAACAGACTGTGTAAAAATGCCATCCTTAGGGTCACTGGCCGATGAATAATGGAGCAGATAACGTGATGTGATAAGGTCACTCTACCTGGCAGAGCAGCGAGCGCACTCTTTTTCCCCGTTATTTACAGTGGATGCGCGAGTGGGCTAATATATCAGAATGCAGGTATTAAGGGGCCAGCGAAGAGACGACATGATACCATCATTAAACATTCAGCAGCAATGGTCACACATCCCACATTCAAGGCGGCCATTTTGACCTCCTTCCCAAGGACAGAATTACAATGTGTCATTAAATATTCACCTGAGAGTGATGATGCGAGCCGTAACGAGTCGGGAGAAAAACAAGCAGCTCTCTGTCTGGTTCATACGAATGATTGCAGCCAGGCTCCCGTTTCATTCAAACGAGCTTCGATTTTCAGAACCGTTTTATGAAGATGCAACACAAACACGATTTCTACTGGATGGCCTCACAGTACTtctgcaaaacaaacacattccaGTGTGGCCACTGAAAGACACAGCGGATCAGACTGTGGTCTCTGTTTGACACCGAGCTATATCGATTACTTGAGATCAAATTAAAATACTAAATGCACTTTTTCCATCTGAAAACACAGGATTTTGGGATAGCCGAGGAGTTTGCGACAAAAGCGCTGGAACTCAAACCCAGGTCTTATGAAGCGTATTACGCCAGAGCGCGCGCCAAGAGGAGTAGCAGGTACAGCCACATTGAAGATGAGATCATTTTGCTCAATTAAAAGTAACGATTGCAAGAATCACCAATTCCCCAGGACACTACGTCTCTGTACATGAACTGTTGTTTAAAGTTCCTTTGTTCATTCTCTCTGCCCTCCCCAGGCAGTTTGCCGCAGCTCTGGCAGACCTCCACGAAGCAGCACGACTCTCCCCGTCCAACCGGGAGATCCGCCGCCTGCTGGTTCGCGTCGAGGAGGAATGCAAACATCATCAGAAGGCATCCGGCTCCGACATGGCCCAGGGCTACAACAGGGACCCGCACACCCACCACCATCAGGCCCCGGGGGAGGAGGCAGACGTCTATTCGCAGGGAAGCCTCGAGAGGCAAGTCCCCGCGCAGGAGACGGatgcagagaaggaggaagagagagaggaaggggaaggGGCGAGCATGCAGTGTGGCAAAAGCGCCGAATGTTGGCCCATGAATCCGTACGCTCCGAACAGGACTCTCCCTGCAGGTGCAGCCTTTGGTTTAGCAGACCAGTCGCCGTGTTTCCCTCAAGAGGAATATGTGCAAAACCAACTTTGTGTGGACTTGCCCGAGTCTGTTCCTGCGATCAACCGGCAGACCCAGAACCAGGGACTCAGCAGGactcaccaccactgccactccCTCCAGTCGGGGAGCAGAGTGGGGGgcaggcctctctctctgtgcggcCCCTCCAGCCCTCTGCCAGGCAGACATATCTCCACCTCCCTGAGGCCTGCGCCGGCGCTCGGTGTTGACATCGGCCACGGATTAACCAACGAACAGTCTGGACACAGTCCCACTGAGCTCTATCACCCCATGTCCCCCATCAGCTCCTCCCCACCTGGGCCTCTCCAGATGTACCAGCCACGCTCCTCCAGCTTCTCCAGGGGCTCCGACAGACTCTCCACCCACTCTGTGGCTCTGGATGGCCTGGCACTTGCTCTGGGCTCTGGTATGGAGGTCAGGAGggaggctggtggaggagggacCGCGGGCTCAAGGGGCTCCAGCTCCAGTCAGGCCTCCAGTGGGAACCTGTCGGACGGCGGCAGGCAGCAGGTGCTGGACACCCCGTGCCCCATCAAGAGCAGCGGCAGCTTCAAGACGAAGCCGGAGATAAAGCCCCGGCCTTTCATGGGAGTAATGGACAAATCGGTGCGAGTCCAGGGCCAGCAGACCTCTGGCCTGAGCCGGCAGGGAGGCGGGCTGGAGAGCTTCAGTATGTCAGTCATGGAGTTCCAGGGGTTGAACAACGAGTTCAAACGCGCTTCATTCCAGGAGCAGCTCTCTGGAAGTCAGGCAAACAGCCAGCAGCAAGGTCGGGAGTTTGTGGAGCGGCTCCACCAGCGAGAGGCCAGAGGCGCGGCCCACTCCCAGCTACGCTTCCCCGACGGGAGGCACAGACAGGCGAGCTTAACGAGAGACAACCCCGCTCTGCATATGGCTCCCATCAAACCCAAGCGCTCATTTATAGAGTCTAACGTCTGATTATCAAAGTACAGATACAGGCTGTTTTTAACAAACTAGGTCCCAAATAAAGGTAGCAAGGGAGACTTTGAGAGCAGCTCCCTTCCCTGAGCCGGGAGAGTTATGCTGCTGCACTGCATTTACAATCTAGAGCCAGGATTCAACTCGGGCTCCTCTGCTTCTGCTTACATGTCTAGAGCTACACTAATGTATTCCAAGAAAACCAGACATACCTTAAGTAgggataaaaacataaaaaagtagTATATTGTCTcaacttttaatttattataacaaatataaaagtcAGAGAAAGTTTTGTgcacgaatatatatatatataaatataaaaatcatgCTTGCAGAATAGTTAGTTGCAGGATATGATCATTTCTCTCGTTAagtgtctttttaaaaacatttatatttgtacGGTCTCCACTATATTTACAGATTCTATATTTCCCTGTAAGTGGTTAACTGTCAGCATTACGGGCTTCAACAGAAATGACTGTGTGCTTGAGATTCTTTTTCTTGGACATTTGATAACAAACATTTGATAAGTGTACAGCTGTTGTGAGCTGTACGGTTGGCAAGTTCGTCATAATCGAATATTGAATTGATTGCTTCAAGATTCAcagtatgttatttatttttgcatagCAGAGAGCATATTCATATGAAGTgtgttttggtttatttgaatacagagagagagagagaaagagagcattTACACGTGCAACAGTTGAGGATAGAACATCTTTTGGGGGCGCTtttcagtggggtaagagggccctGCCACTGCAACACAGGGGGTTTTCGATTCCATCCCCCATCCCCCCAAAGTCgtcgtccttgagcaaggcactgaacccccagttgctccccggcgCTTCACCcagccactgctccttaataactaaggatgggttaaatgcagagaactaatttccccttggggataaataataGTGTATATAAAAATTTAAGAGACTTTGTACACAGCTGTATGTCCATAGTTATCATATATGGATTACAAAATGTTACATTATTATTGtggtaaaataaaatatcaatgGAGGACTACACTTCTGCATCTCCTTTCACAGTACACTCCATCACATGTTGCCTCAGCTCCAGAGTGTGTGGAAGGGTAAAAGGTTTATGGTACAACTTAAGTTATCTAAACTGAAAATCACGTCATCAAAATAAACTGTTTGTATAACAATGTGGACGTGGCAAATTCTAGGAAATATCTTCATTAATGTCATTCATTTTATCAAGTGCTGAATTGTAGCCGTTCCCACCAGGTTTGAACCAAGCTCGGTCCAACAATGTGCAAATAGTGGTTTAGTAAGGGTTCCAACATTACTCTTTTTTAATGGCGTTCCTCATCCAAATGTAAATTAAGGCCCCACTATGTAGCTTTCAGAAACTCAGATTATTGTTTTTTGGTTGTTCAATCAAAGAAAGGTAATAATGATTATAAAATACACTTACGGCCATTCaatcaatgtttttatttttattttgaagctacATGTTTGGATTAGTATATGAATTATCTTTaatcatacatatatttagaaataggactaattaaaataaacaaaagtgcCTGTTTAAGGTGAGCCTAGTCAAAATGTTAGTCATGTACACTTAAAAGAAAATCAGAAGCCTGCAGTGTTGATTACATGTGTACTTATTTCTTTTGTGAATTGGTTTCTCTACAGAACTTTATTATACAATATCAGACCGACCCCTTTCCCTAACAGTCGAGCACAAATCATCACTTTATTGactacatttaattaaacacaTCCAGCAGAGCAAGTAGCCACCTGAAGAAACTAAATTTCGCGCTCTGTTAGCTCGGTGTTTGGTCTCCACCGCCTCCCGAGGGAAACATCCAGCTCTTAACTGCCAAATGCTTCTCAGTTTTCGTCGAAGGCAGAGTGAACTAAAACATTTGCAGGCCAGAAAGCAAAAATCACCTCAAAACCATCTGCAGAGCTTTGTTGTTATGATCATTTTGAAGTTGCGTTCTTCAGGTGGCCAAAAGGAGCCGCCCCCTCGTATCGCTCTGCAGCTACTTCATGGAATGTTACGACCAGTCGAACTTCAGATACATTAAGTACATTCAGAGTTGTTGCTACAATTCTGCTCCCCAGTGGTTTAAAATGGCATCTTTACAAATGAGTGCAACCAAAGACGCTGCCCGAGTGCAGATGCCTCCTTTGGAGCCACATTGGCACCCATAGCTGAAATGGCTGTGGTTTGTCTACTTTAGGGAAATAGTTGGGATGCTAGTGGGTGGTCTTCCAGCGGCCAATAGCCATCTTCAGGGTGTGGTTAGGGGTGAGCAGCGTGGTCATTAAAGGGAGGTTGGTCATGGGGCTGGAGCGGTTCTTAGTGCCGATCCAGCCAGCGATGGCCTCCCTCTCATACGAGTATCCATCTGGTGGCACAATGTCAACAATGTATTCAAATTACTCAGGCACAAAGTTTGGTGTCGTTATATGTAAAAGAACCTCGCTTACCGGCAGCAATGACTGGTTCCCTCATCAGCTCTCTGGTGATCGGACACAAGAACTCGTCAGGAACGCCTGAACACACTGAACCActcttcagctcctccaccttcctcaGGAGTTTACTGCGCAGGCCTACTgactctatatacacacacacacacacacacagtcatgtttaGTTGCTTTgaagtaaaaagaagaaaacaaggaaAAATAGTAATAGAGGTCAACTTAAACAAATTTACATTAATCACAGAGCtattaacatattttttttttaggatggACATTTCAAGACAAGGTGTCATGGCAGGGAATAATTAATGGGGACAACAAATATGTGCCTGGCtcattcaccacacacacacacacacacacacacacacacacacacagtgtgtgtcctCATTAAAGTCGAAACCATTGGAGCCTCAGGAGGAACAAGCCGAACTGACCAAAACACCAACGTCAATAATAACATCAATATCACGGTTTGGAGCCTTCGTTCTTCTCGCACTTCACACTCCCGGATGGTGGATGTGAGCGTGGGTGAGAGAGAACGTGGTGGGAGCGGATCATGTCTGCCGACTGTCTGTCCAATTCAAAGTTAAACGCTCAAGCGCCGTTGAGCTTGAGCGTCGGTAACAGTGACGGCCGGAGAATACAGAAACATCGGATTGGGATGGAGAAAAGAACGATCTGGTGAAATAAGAAGAGGAACTCCCTCTGAAGGCAAAGCACTTTGTCGACTCCCTGATAATCTCACTGGTACGCTTTGTTTCATTTTCTAGCGCCACCTCTAGAGAAGAAAAGCACACTTATTGATTTCACTCCCACCTTTAAGAGATATAAGCCTGTTCCTCTGTCTCGCTTTGCAGTCGATAGAATAGAAACGCTGCTCCTCAAAGCTGTTCTCAGTGAGTTCTGCTGAGGAGGATTCATGCAACGTTACTAAAAACAGAACAATGTGAACGCAAGCTGTCACAGCACTGGAGCCGTGTAAACCGAGGAGTGATTGGCAGTCACTGTGGGATGGAAATGACGGCATGGAAATACAACAAACATTTGCTGACAACTACGAGACGAATACTGGCCGAGCTGGTAGACGCACCAACAGCAGAGCACTCCTACTTCAGGATTGGGGTTAcgcatttaaaaaattaaaaaatcataaaaagaaAGACCCGATAAAGTCTGATAAGCTCAAATGTCCTCGTTTCAGAGATATACTTGGATAAAAACAAGAAGCCCTAATGCTATTGGGAGTAAATCCACTTCATACCTTATGAGAAATATCGTTTTGGGGCTTGGGTTATGTAACTGATGAAGTGCTCCAGATTAAAGTCAATACCCATGAGACGGGTTTATATTCTTACATCGGGGGCCAAAGCGAGCATCAGGGCTATGACAGAACGAGATGTTCGTCTTCCTCACCTATGTGCAGCTCTGACGTCAGGGTTTCCTTGGTGAGACGGAGCAGCTCCGTCCCATCCATGTTGTTGGCCCTGAATTTGTCCACCAATCCCTGGAGGCCTTCCCCCTCCAGCCACGCAGACACGTCCCCCTCCGACCAATCGCTGACCAGCAGCATGGATCGGCTCGCCGAGCTTCTCCCTGAGAGTCAAAGCGAGATGCTCGGTCCTTGTCCGCCGCCTTTAGAAAAATGGCCAAATAGTCCCCATGCAACCCTCTGCTGGAATCCTGCTGACTAGTTATTGATTAGGGGGGCCGTGCCGAgccagatataaataaataaatgtctggAGGGTTCAATAATATCTTATTTGACACAAGATATAACCAAAAGCTGAAAAGGAGCTTGTGTATTGCAAACATGGACTTTGCACCCACTGCTATACACACGGCCGTCCCCCATCATCACAAcattattgtgttgttttgtgcacATATTGCATGAGGGTGTAGGTTCCCCAGTGTAGGAGaaggaaatacagaaataagtATTGTATTGCTTCCTACCTTCACTTGTCAGATCAGACCCTCCTAGAACAAACACAAAGGAAGAAGTGACTGTAAACATGAGCAATGCTGTGCAACCGTTCAGACTGAAGAGGGATGAAGGAAAAGAACGTGTAAATAAAACTAACCAGGCAACGACTTCCCATCTTTCCATTGGACACGAGGTTCATTGAAGGAGACAGACACGGGCAACAGATTACACGACATGTCATCAAACATTAACATATGTAGGTGTTACTctattggagtgtgtgtgtgtgtatgtgtgttcaaagttatctttattgtcaatgTTCCAATGTTAAACATACAGATAATCGAAAgtatgtttgtcttttttgtccACCATAAAgcgaaataatagtaataaagtaataaatacatttcaaaccgttaaacaacaacaaataacatttagacaacatacatttgacaaattaagaacaacaaaaaaagcagcATTTAACAAAggagtgggagtgtgtgtgtgtttgtgtgtgtgtgtttcccaccACGTTCACTGCAGCCATCCTCCAGCCTCCAGATGTTCACAGTCTTATCCATGGATCCTGTCGCGATAAGTGGTGAAGTTGGAGAGAAGCAACATGCCGTCACGTATCTGCAACAGTGGACAGACAAAACTCTAAACTGGAAGGACTCGGTCTGCATGTCCTTCTCTGCACGGGTATCAGGTAAAAAGAAACTGAAGTGGGAAATACAAAACGTGGAGATATACTTTTGAAAGAACATAAACCTGGAGAAGTCAGTTGCTAGGAGTAACTTTTAAGATATTAGTGATTCTGTGAGCAACCGATCCTCAAAGCCCAAAATCTTAGTCCTGAGCCTCGCAGCCGCCGTAAGCCCCGTCTGAGGATCTGAGGCTGCAGTTGGGCTCTTACAGGGTTCACAGGTGGGCACGAAGGTTCAATACCAGACCTAAATATGTGCCATATATGCAAATGCTCTCCATCAGTGAAGGTTTACCACGTCACAGGCTGCACTAAAGATCTAAATATGGATTCAAATGATATTTCAGGAGATTCAGGAAAGTCAAAGCAGTAATAATGAGGATGAGCCAGATTGCTCAGAAGATGTTGATCCACAAAAGCCCGTCGACTTCAATCAACGTCTttataagatttttttttaaaccaacgcTGTTACATTATCACTTCCAAAGTCAAATGAGTTTCCTTCAGGCATTTTGTCAAGTGCTGTGATTTACTTGGTGTTTTCCATTCATCCACTTTCTCTCAACTTGcctcctctgcttctcttcaGATGGAGGTTTTCAAAGTGACTTTTATTTGTCCCACTGAATTGAAGAGAGCTTTTTGCCTTTCATTCACAGGTGGCTGGATGGGCGGAAATAGCTTAGAAGTGTGATCATTCAGCTGTGGCCTATGTGTCGGGGAAGAGACACGGAGAGAGTAGACTTacctttaaagaaaaaaaattataaacgcATGTTTTCGTGACCACATTGGCTCCTAATCTATTAAAATGTGCTGCTCTCCCTACAAGTGAGATATTGTTGTTAACGAGTAGTCACAGTTTCTAAAACTGACTTTTACTTCTGATGTTTCATATAATTGATACATTTTTGGCATCAATACctaataaaaaaacagtttggaAAAATCTCAGTGTGACGTTTCATCATATTTGTCAATTTGTctcaaaaactaaataattcCACGAAAACATTGTGAAGTATTTTGCAGTGGATTTCACCCAGAAATATTGAAAACAGACGGAGCTTATATTTGTTACCACCAGAGAACTCCTGAGTGAAAAACCTCTTTCAGGAATTCTGCACAAACATCTAGTGTGTAAGTGGTGAAGTATacatattaaatgtaatataatcgataaaaacgttttaaaaagtgttttttcaaatgttacgtattgttctttaaaaatatatcaatataatatcTGGTCaagatatgaataaataaaagattatataagaaaatatacataacaataatacaaaacTACAAGATATATTGTCTGGCAAGATAAGAGAAATTAACGTATTTATCTTGGGACTTCATATTCGTATTCAATGAGAAAATCTACTCAACAAAACGTAACCGCGTGAACATAAGTTAGTATTTACCTCTCGTGCTGGTTCAATGTGTAAAGCAAAAGTGCATTCTCctgcaaacagacacaacaaaacATAAACATTGTGTTGTGAATGCAGCCAAATATAACATAACCTGTTACGACCAACTAAATGAATAGAAATGAACTCACAGCATCGTAGATGGTCACAGTTTTGTCCACAGAGCtgaagggaaaaaagagaaaactgtaACGATGagagcaatatttaaaaaggaagaaTAACTATCTGGTACATCACGTTCAGGTCCACCTTCACTCATTGAGGAATAAAGCGGCAtctgtcgccctctggtggctgcACGGTCGTATTGCACTCTGATCGTCGTGTCAGTGCCTAGTTGTGCCTGCTTGTATATCGAGGAATATTATCTATATTTTACATCAATGTCTTTATCCTAAATAGAAACAGACATGAATGCTGATCTAGTCAAGATCAAGATGTTGAAATATGTTTGTTAAAAGGCTCATCAAATACGTTTTTGTATATCATTTACAGTCACCAACATATTTTAGATGTTTCATTAAACTCCAGGTAACATTTGGttgaaaatgtatttgattTTGCACATGGCCAGACAGAAAATATTGGCTCAAATCAATTTAAAAACCAGCTTTGGAAAATGGTTGTAAGAAATGTATTAAGTATATATAATCTGTATTGAGAGGTTAAAACGTCCAAAGTCACCAATACGCTTAAAGATCTCACCCAGACACGAGCAGCTGCCCGTCTGAGGAGAACGCACAGGAGAGGACCGGGGCCGCCTGGCCCCTCAACGTGTGGAGGAGCCGCATCTTAGCAcctaagaacacacacacacacacgatgagccAGCGGCCTGACGGTGCCCTCAGCGTGCCGATTAAAGAGCTGACGAGCAAAAAGCAACAGCAGCGTTGCGATGTTTCTGTTCAGCGTTTGACAAAGCGGTTACCTCCAGAGGTGATCTTGGTAACGACCCAGATCTTCAGGAGACTGTCTTGCCCACAGGACGCCAGACGGAACTGCACGACTTCACCACCTAAAGGGACAAAAACAAACGAATATTGGTGTGCGATACCAAACAAATCACAGACTTACACAAACAGCTGTGGCTTGACTCTGAGGAAACTTGTTGGTGGATGTCAGTATAACAGTAATGTCCCCACATTCATCTTCTAGAAAGACATTTGGTATAATAATGGGACAGTATGACGTGCATTTTTATTAATGTGAAAGCCGACTGACATTATCAGCCAGAAATGGCTTCTCAGAGAGATAAGAAGATGTTGACAGGTATGAAAAAGGAAATTGCAGCATTTTACAGGTCACTTTCCAAATCAGTTTAATATTAAGATATTTATAGTtcaaaatatttgaaatatgaatGCATCTCATATGTACCGTTGTTCTCACGTTTCAACTGGAAAATATCTTGCTTCTGTCCCTACATCTCCAGCTAATCTTTTAATAACCAGATTTAATGGATTCTTGCCAAAAAATATTGACTTCAGAAGTTTATAAGAAAAAAATACGAATTGTATTTTACGATTTCTTTCTTCCCAAACGCCACCAGAACCCCCTCACTAAGCCGTGTGTCACAGAGTAGAAGACAAACACAGCAATGGTTGTCACCGCTGAGGATGCTGGGAGCGAAGGTGCAGCAGGTGACCCCCAGGTCGTGAGCGTTTTTCTCCACGTGGAGCTGGTTCACGTCCAGGTCCCACAGGCGCAGGTCCCCGTAGGTGGAGCCCGTCATGAACATCTGACTGCAAGGGCTGAAGGAGCAGGCCACCATGGTCGTGTCATTCACCGCCCCGGTCCTTTACAAACACAACCGACGAGCAGCTGCGTCAGCAGGACATCTTTCATTGCCGTTGCTCAAGTACAGGAACACGCGCCACtggtt
Coding sequences within it:
- the wdsub1 gene encoding WD repeat, SAM and U-box domain-containing protein 1 isoform X1 gives rise to the protein MTSLICTLQDHRDDINSCAFSGKLFATCSGDKTLRVYNSRDFSELPFSPLSGHGYGVHCCCFSPCGQFLASCSTDATTMIWSTDTGELEAVLEHPGRSPVRVCALSPDSAHLVSGASDGSLALWDFPSKQLRRTGAVNDTTMVACSFSPCSQMFMTGSTYGDLRLWDLDVNQLHVEKNAHDLGVTCCTFAPSILSGGEVVQFRLASCGQDSLLKIWVVTKITSGGAKMRLLHTLRGQAAPVLSCAFSSDGQLLVSGSVDKTVTIYDAENALLLYTLNQHERYVTACCFSPTSPLIATGSMDKTVNIWRLEDGCSERDGKSLPGGSDLTSEGRSSASRSMLLVSDWSEGDVSAWLEGEGLQGLVDKFRANNMDGTELLRLTKETLTSELHIESVGLRSKLLRKVEELKSGSVCSGVPDEFLCPITRELMREPVIAADGYSYEREAIAGWIGTKNRSSPMTNLPLMTTLLTPNHTLKMAIGRWKTTH
- the wdsub1 gene encoding WD repeat, SAM and U-box domain-containing protein 1 isoform X2; this translates as MTSLICTLQDHRDDINSCAFSGKLFATCSGDKTLRVYNSRDFSELPFSPLSGHGYGVHCCCFSPCGQFLASCSTDATTMIWSTDTGELEAVLEHPGRSPVRVCALSPDSAHLVSGASDGSLALWDFPSKQLRRTGAVNDTTMVACSFSPCSQMFMTGSTYGDLRLWDLDVNQLHVEKNAHDLGVTCCTFAPSILSGGEVVQFRLASCGQDSLLKIWVVTKITSGGAKMRLLHTLRGQAAPVLSCAFSSDGQLLVSGSVDKTVTIYDAENALLLYTLNQHERYVTACCFSPTSPLIATGSMDKTVNIWRLEDGCSERGGSDLTSEGRSSASRSMLLVSDWSEGDVSAWLEGEGLQGLVDKFRANNMDGTELLRLTKETLTSELHIESVGLRSKLLRKVEELKSGSVCSGVPDEFLCPITRELMREPVIAADGYSYEREAIAGWIGTKNRSSPMTNLPLMTTLLTPNHTLKMAIGRWKTTH